Genomic DNA from Thermoanaerobaculia bacterium:
CCGGGCTCAGCGAGGATTCAACCGTCATGCTGCAGCGCCCGGCCCCCGCGCCGACGCCGCCTGCGGCCCCGCCCCCCGCCCCGCCCGCGCCGACGTCCGGTGGACTTCACGACGACGAGCCGACGGTTTCGCGCCCGCGCACGACGGAGGTCGCACCTCCGGCCGATCTGCAGGGCCCCGGCTGGGCCTTCTCGAGCCTGCGCGCGGCCCGGAGCACGGGCGACAACGCGCTGCACGAAGAGGCACGCCGGCTCGCCCGGCTCCTGGTCTCGGAGATCAAGCTCTACAACGAAGATCAGGTGGAGGAAGGGCGGCACAATCGCGACATCTACCACCGCCTGAAGGACGACATCGATCGCTCACGCCAGATCTACGAAGAGCGCGTGCACGAAAGCGTCCGCGGCACGACCGACTACTTCCAGCAGGAGTTGATCCGCAGTCTCGCGGGCGGCGATCCGCGCGCCCTGGGGATCTGAGGGCACCTTGCCGGTGACGCTGCTCCGCCGCACCGTCTACACCCTGGCGCTCCTCTCGGCGCCCGTCACGGCAGCGCTTTTCCTGCAGTCGCCGGCCGCCTCCGCCGCACCGGCCGTCACGGCCGCCGCGGAGCCGGGAACATCCGCCAGCACCTTCTCCCCGGACCGGCCGCTGGCTCCGAGCTTCATCGCGGCGGCCCGTGCCGCCCGCACCGGCGGCTTCGCGGCCGCCTCCAGAGCCCTCGCGACGCAGATGGCCGGCGCCGAACCGGATGCCGGCCGCGCCCGCGTCGTCCTCGGCCTCCTGGCCGCGGAGAACGGGCGCACCGACGAGGCGCAACGCCTGCTCGGCAAGGGTCCGGGGCCGCTCGCGCTCGAGGACCTCCGCCTGTTCGAGCTCGCCGGGGTCGCTGCGGCGCGCGGCGCGACCTCGACGGCGCGGGCCGCGCTCGAGGAGCTGCTTCGCGCCACTCCCGAGTCGCCCCTGCGCCGCGCCAGCCTCCTCGAGCTCGCCGAGCTGGCCTTCGCCGAGTCGAAGGTCGGCGACGCCCTGCAGTTCATCGGGCAAGGCCGCAGCGAACCGCTTTCTGCCGCGGAACGCGAGCAGTTCGACAGCCTCGCCTGGAAGATCGGACGCGCGACCGGCGACGCCGTGGTCCAGCGTGAAGCCGCCCGCCGTCTGCTGGTCGACTCGCCGCTCGCCGCCGCCCGGCTGGAAGTCGCCGCCGCCCTGGTCGAGCAGCCCCAAGGCGACTGGCGGGCCGCTCTCTCGACGCCGGAGCTGCTGGCGCGGGCCGCCGCGCTCGTGCGGGCGGAGGTGCCCCAGGGCGCGATCACCACGCTCGAGGCCGTGGCGCTCGCCGACCGCGATCTCGAGTGGAGCCTGTTGCGGGCCCGGGCGCTCACCGCTCTGCAGCGCGGTGGCGAGGCGCTCACCGAGCTGACGCTGGCCCGGGCGAAGATGGGCGCGGCCGCCGGCGGCGACCCTCTGGCGCGTCTGGAGCTCGAGCGCGCCCACGCCTTCTCGGACTTGACCGCGGTGCGCCGCGGCCGGCCGGCCCTGCCGGCCGCCGAGCGCGCGACCCTGCGCACCGAAGGGCTTGCTGCGCTGCGCCGTGCCGCCGCCCTCCCGGCTTCCCCCGAGCTCAAGGCCGAGGCGCTACGCGAGCTCTACATCGAGCTCGAGGCCGCGGGCGAGATTGACGCGACCATCGAGCTGCTCCATCAGCTGGTGAAGATCGCGCCCAACGACACGCTCGGAGCGCGGTCGCTCTGGGAGCGCGGCTGGCGCGAGTACCAGTCCGGCAACTGGAGCGGCGCCGTCGGCTACTGGAGCGAGCTGCGCGACCTCTATCCGGCGATCTCCTACGCCAGAAGCGCCCAGTACTGGTCGGGGCGCGCCTTCGAGAAGCTCGGCGATCGCGAACGCTCGCTGGCGACCTTCGCCGAGCTGACGCGGGCCGACACCGCCGACTTCTACTCCCGGCAGGCGTCGCTTCGCCTGTCCGGCGCCCCGCCGACCGCCGCGCCCGATCGCGATGCCCAGCGGGAGGAGTGGCCCACCGACAGCAAGATCGACCGGGCGCGTTGGCTTTCCGACCTCGCGCTCGACAAGCTGGCCGCCGCCGAGCTCGATCGTCTCGCGCCGACGGCGGACGGCCGCGCCGTCGATGCGCTCAGGGGTCTTGTCCTCGCCCGCGCCGGAGCGCATCGTGAGAGCCTGCGTGAGCTGCGCAAGGCCTTTCCCCGGCTCGCCACGGCCCACCAGGAGACCGTGCCGCGCGCCGCCCTCGAGCTCTACTACCCCCGCCCCTACGCCGACCAGGTGCTGCGCCTGGCGAGCGAGCAGTCGTTGCCGCCGTCCCTGGTCTTCGGCATCGTTCACCAGGAGAGCGGCTTCGACCCGTCGGCGAAGAGCCGCTCCGGGGCGCGCGGCCTGATGCAGCTCATGCCGTCGACCGGCAAAGAGGTCGCGCGCCGGCTCGGAATGAGCTTCTCGACGCAGCGGCTCTTCGAGCCCGAGTACAGTTTGCGCCTCGGTACGACATACTTCCGTCAGATGCTGGGGATCTTCGACAACCGGGTGGAGCTCGCACTGGCCGGCTACAACGGCGGACCGGGCCGGATCGGACGCCTCTGGCGCGAACAGCAGTCCACGGGCGAGGTCGACCGCTTCCTCGAAGGCCTCACGATCGTCGAATCGCGCAACTACGTGAAACGAATTCTTGTCTTGGCAGAAAGTTACCGGAGCCTGTATTCCGATCTCAGCTGACCCGGGAAGGCCCCATCGTGGGGCTTCGCTATACTGGCTTCGCCGCCTGCTGGGCGGAGCTCATCCCGGGTCCATAGCTCAGCGGTTAGAGCAACCGGCTCATAACCGGCAGGTCTCTGGTTCGAATCCAGGTGGACCCACTGCATAAACCATGACCGATCTGATCTCGCAGCTCGTCCATCTCAGCCGTTCCATGCAGTCTTTGGCATCGGCCAGCGCGCTCCTCGCAGGAGTTCCCGAAAGCATGCGCGCGCTGCACGAAGAGTTCACTGCCGCCAAAGCGGAGCTCGCCCTGCTCGAAGCGAACGCGACCCAGGCCGCGCTCGACCGACGCCAGGCCGAGGCCGCCATCGCCGACGCGCAGGAGAAGCTCAAGCACTTTCAGCAGCAGGTCTCGAAGGTCCGCAACCAGCGCGAGTACGGCGCCCTGCTGACCGAGATCGACACCGTGAAGCAGCAGACCAAAACCCTCGAGGACGCCGCTCTCGCGGCGTTGACGCGCTCGGAGGAGATCGGCCAGGAGCTCGAGGAGCGCCGCGCCGTCTTCGCCGATCTCGACGCGCGGTATCAGGTCGAGCTGGTGAGCTGGGAGGCCGAGAAGCCCGTGGTCGCCGAACGCGCCGCGGTGCTCAAGGCCGAGGTCGAGGCGCTCGAAGTCGGCCTGCCGCGCCCGATCCTGGGGCATCTGCGCCGGATCTTCGAGCGCTACAAGGGCGACACTCTGGCGGTGGTGCGCAAAGTCGAGCGGCCGGGAGCGCAGGCGATCTGGCACTGCTCGAGCTGCAACTACCAGATTCGCCCGCAGGTGGCGGTGGAGATCCGCAGCCGCGGGACGATCGTCCAGTGCGAAGGCTGCAAGCGCTTCCTCCGCGTCGAAGAGAACGCCTGACCCCCTGACGGCCAGCGCGAGGGCTCGAGCCTTGGACGTCGCCTCCCCCGCTGGCCGTTACGCCGAGATCGAGCGCCGGATCCAGGCCGCTTGCGATCGCGCCGGCCGGAGCCGCGCGAGCGTCCGGCTGGTCGGCGCCAGCAAGCGGCAACCGCTCGAGGCGCTCGCCGCCGCCTATGCCTGCGGCCTGCGCTCGTTCGGCGAGAACCGGGTGCAGGAGGCCGTAGCGAAGGCGCCGCTCCTGCCGCCCGACATCGAGTGGCACCTGCTCGGACCCCTGCAGTCGAACAAGGTCCGCAAGGCCGTGGCGCTCTTCCACGTCGTGCATGCGATCGACCGTCCCGCCATCGCTTTCGAGCTCGACCAGGAGGCCGCCCGGCAGGGCCGGAGGCTCTCCGGCCTGATCGAGGTCAACCTCGGCGCGGAGGAGTCCAAACACGGCTTCGCGGTCGACGACCTGGCCGCCGATCTCGAGGTGCTCGCGCCGCTCGCCGTGCTCGAGCACCTGAGGATCGGCGGCCTCATGGCCATCCCGCCCCCGGGAGCCTCCGCCGAGGACTCCCGGCCCCATTTCCGCCGCCTCGCCCGTCTGCGCGACGCGCTCGCAGAGCGCCCCGAGTGGCGCGCCCGCGACTTCGCCGGCGAGCTCTCGATGGGCATGAGCGACGATTTCGAGGTCGCCATCGAGGAGGGCGCCACCCATGTCCGGATCGGCAGTGCGCTCTTCGGCGAGCGCCAGTCCTAGGCCGGCCTGTGGCATGCACACTCTCGTGTTACCCTCTGCCGTCCGGTGGCGAAGCGCCCGGCGCCCGCCGCGCGACGGATCGGAGACCAGGAAACGATGAACTTCGCGCAGGGTTTCGGTTTCAGTCTCTTGCAGCTCGTCTTCGGCGTGATGGATCTCTACACCTGGATCCTGATCATCCGGGCGCTCCTCTCGTGGGTCTCGCCCGACCCCAGGAACCCGATCGTCCAAATCCTCGCCCGGCTCACCGAACCTGTTCAAAGGCCACTGCGCAAGCTCGTGCCGCCGGAGAAACTGGGCGGGCTCGATCTCTCACCGATGCTCGCGATTCTGCTGATCCTGTTCATCAAGAACGGGATCCTCTACTCGCTCGGCGGGCAGCCGCGCCTGTTGTAGGGATCCCAAGGAGACGCCCGTGCCGATGCAGCCACTCGATATCCAGAAGACCCGCTTCGCACTCAAGATGCGCGGCTACGACCCGGTCGAAGTGGAGAACTTCCTCGCCCTCGTCGCCGAGGACCTGACCCAGCGCCTGGGTGAGATCGACCGGCTCGAGCGCGACAACCGCTCGTTGCGCGAGCGCGTCGCGCACTCGGAGGAGCGCGAGCGCCAGCTCCACGACGCCATCCTGCGCGGCAAGAAGGTCTCCGACGAGATGATCTCCACCTCGCAGCGCGAGGCGCAGCTCCTGGTGCGCGAAGCGGAGATCACCGCCGAGCGGATGGTCGGCCAGGCCGCCGAGCGCGCCGCCGAAGTCGAGAGCCGCATCGGCGAGCTCCGCATGCGCAGGAAGGAGCTGCAGCTCAAGTTCAAGAGCACGCTCGAGCTCTTCAGTCAGATTCTCGAGGCCGAGATGGAGGACGAGCGCACCGCCGCGACGGTCCACACCCTGCGCCGTTCGAAGAGCGGAGCGTGAACACGGCCAAGCCGGCGGAGCGCCATCTCTTCGGGCTCCCGCCCGGGACTGCGGACGATCCGCACAGCCGCACACTGGTGATCGCGCGGCTGCTCGAAGAGGGCAACCGCAACGAGCTCGCCTGGCTCGCCGCCGCAATGGGCCGGGAGGAGATCGCCGCCTTCGTGCGCGAGCACGGCGGGCGCAAGCTCTCGGCCCGCAGCCGCCGCTTCTGGAGCCGGGCCCTTCGAATCCAGTCGTCCGCACCTCACCCGCTCGCGGAGGGGCTCTGGCCGCTCGCCTGAACCCCTCCCGACTCGAGGCGCTCGCCCCCGGGACCCGAAACCTCCTGCGGGGACTCAGCGAGCGTCCCTGGAGCTCCGACTTCTATCTCGCCGGTTCCGCCGCTCTGGCCCTCTACCTCGGACACCGGCCTGTGCGTGACCTCGACCTCATGTCGCCCGCCAACCGGCTGGCGCCCCAGGATCGCCGCGACCTGCTCGCCGACCTGCTGGCGCTTTCGCCCGGCGCGCGCGTCGAGACCGCCCGCGACGGCTACCTTTCCGTCTGGCTGCCGACCCCGCCGAGTGGCCCGGATGCGCCCTCCCTGGAAGAGACCTCTAGCGACATCGCCTTGCGTCTCTTCTACTACCCCTATCCGCTCGTCGAGCCGCTCGGGCAGCAGGAGCTCGCCGTCGCCTCGGCGGTCGATCTCGGCCTCATGAAGCTCGGCGCGATCATCAGCCGGGGCAGCCGGCGCGATTTCGTCGACCTGCATCTGCTCTGCCGCGAGCTGCCGCTCGCCGGGCTCCTCGAACGCGCCGCCGAGAAGTTCGGGCACGTCGGCGACTTCGCCCTGCAGGCGATGAAGGGGCTGGCCGACACCGGCGCCGCCGCCGGCGAGCCGATGCCGGGTCTCGCTGCGGAGCTCGACTGGCAGGAGGTCGAAGCCTGGATTTCGACCGAGGTCGAGGCCGCCGGCCGGGAGCTCCTGCCGACACCATGACCGACCTCCTGATCGAGAACCTCGCCGAAATCGCCACGCCGATCGGCACGACCCCGCGACGCGGCGCCGAGCAGCGCGCCGTGCTGCGCCTGCGCGCTGGCTCAGGCAGCTCA
This window encodes:
- a CDS encoding transglycosylase SLT domain-containing protein — translated: MPVTLLRRTVYTLALLSAPVTAALFLQSPAASAAPAVTAAAEPGTSASTFSPDRPLAPSFIAAARAARTGGFAAASRALATQMAGAEPDAGRARVVLGLLAAENGRTDEAQRLLGKGPGPLALEDLRLFELAGVAAARGATSTARAALEELLRATPESPLRRASLLELAELAFAESKVGDALQFIGQGRSEPLSAAEREQFDSLAWKIGRATGDAVVQREAARRLLVDSPLAAARLEVAAALVEQPQGDWRAALSTPELLARAAALVRAEVPQGAITTLEAVALADRDLEWSLLRARALTALQRGGEALTELTLARAKMGAAAGGDPLARLELERAHAFSDLTAVRRGRPALPAAERATLRTEGLAALRRAAALPASPELKAEALRELYIELEAAGEIDATIELLHQLVKIAPNDTLGARSLWERGWREYQSGNWSGAVGYWSELRDLYPAISYARSAQYWSGRAFEKLGDRERSLATFAELTRADTADFYSRQASLRLSGAPPTAAPDRDAQREEWPTDSKIDRARWLSDLALDKLAAAELDRLAPTADGRAVDALRGLVLARAGAHRESLRELRKAFPRLATAHQETVPRAALELYYPRPYADQVLRLASEQSLPPSLVFGIVHQESGFDPSAKSRSGARGLMQLMPSTGKEVARRLGMSFSTQRLFEPEYSLRLGTTYFRQMLGIFDNRVELALAGYNGGPGRIGRLWREQQSTGEVDRFLEGLTIVESRNYVKRILVLAESYRSLYSDLS
- a CDS encoding YggS family pyridoxal phosphate-dependent enzyme, with protein sequence MDVASPAGRYAEIERRIQAACDRAGRSRASVRLVGASKRQPLEALAAAYACGLRSFGENRVQEAVAKAPLLPPDIEWHLLGPLQSNKVRKAVALFHVVHAIDRPAIAFELDQEAARQGRRLSGLIEVNLGAEESKHGFAVDDLAADLEVLAPLAVLEHLRIGGLMAIPPPGASAEDSRPHFRRLARLRDALAERPEWRARDFAGELSMGMSDDFEVAIEEGATHVRIGSALFGERQS
- a CDS encoding YggT family protein; amino-acid sequence: MNFAQGFGFSLLQLVFGVMDLYTWILIIRALLSWVSPDPRNPIVQILARLTEPVQRPLRKLVPPEKLGGLDLSPMLAILLILFIKNGILYSLGGQPRLL
- a CDS encoding DivIVA domain-containing protein; the protein is MQPLDIQKTRFALKMRGYDPVEVENFLALVAEDLTQRLGEIDRLERDNRSLRERVAHSEERERQLHDAILRGKKVSDEMISTSQREAQLLVREAEITAERMVGQAAERAAEVESRIGELRMRRKELQLKFKSTLELFSQILEAEMEDERTAATVHTLRRSKSGA
- a CDS encoding nucleotidyl transferase AbiEii/AbiGii toxin family protein, which encodes MARRRNGPGGDRRLRARARRAQALGPQPPLLEPGPSNPVVRTSPARGGALAARLNPSRLEALAPGTRNLLRGLSERPWSSDFYLAGSAALALYLGHRPVRDLDLMSPANRLAPQDRRDLLADLLALSPGARVETARDGYLSVWLPTPPSGPDAPSLEETSSDIALRLFYYPYPLVEPLGQQELAVASAVDLGLMKLGAIISRGSRRDFVDLHLLCRELPLAGLLERAAEKFGHVGDFALQAMKGLADTGAAAGEPMPGLAAELDWQEVEAWISTEVEAAGRELLPTP